The Clostridia bacterium genome includes the window CCTCCTTTCGGATACCCTGGCCCGGACCATCATAGCGCCCACCGAACTGCCGGTAGGGATCATCACCGCCTTCATGGGTTCTCCCTTCTTCATCTACCTGCTGATCAGGAAAAGACGCCAGTGGTGGGGGTGAAAGGTAAGGATGCTGAAGCGGCTGTACGGGGAGGAGCTGAAGGGGATCTGGGTATATCCACAGAAGTAGGTGGAGGGGAAATGCGTCTGGAAGTAAAGGGGTTGAGTTTCTCTTACAACAGCGTGCCGGCCCTGAGGGGAGTAACCTTTTCCGTTCAATCGGGGGAAGTTTTGGGAATAGTGGGGCCCAACGGGTCGGGGAAAAGCACCTTGCTGCGCTGCTTGGCCAAAGCGCTGAAGCCCCGGTTAGGAACTATATTCTTGGATGGCCGGAACCTGGCTACCCTGCGGGGCCGGGAAGTGGGACGCTGTCTAGGCTATGTACCTCCGCCAGGTAGCGGGCAGGTCTTTCCTTGTACTGTTCTCGAAACGGTTCTCCAGGGGCGCCGGCCCCATCTCACCTGGGGAGTAGGCCCGCACGACCTGGAGGTGGTGGCCAGGGCCTTGGCGTGCCTGGGGCTTACCGAATTGGCCGACCGGCAGTTAAACGAGCTTTCTAGTGGCCAGCGGCAGAAAGTATTTATCGCTCGCGCCCTGGCTCAGGAGCCAGAGGTATTCCTGCTCGACGAGCCCACGGCAACGCTCGACATTCGCTACCAACTTGAGGCAATGGCGCTTATTCGGGGATTGGCTACGGAGAAAGGGCGGTTAGTGGTCGCGGTGTTGCACGACCTGAATTTAGCGGGCCGCTTTGCCGACCGGCTGCTGCTTCTGCACCAGGGGAAGATCTTTGCCGCCGGGAGCGCTAAGGGGGTGCTAACCCCTGAGAACCTCCGCGCCGTGTACGGCGTCGAGGCGGTGGTAACCGAGGGGCCGTGGGGAGTACAGGTGACAGCGGTGGCGCCGGTGGGCGGGTTCGGGGCGGTGGAGGAGGCCGCGGTTTGCGCGGTTGGTCGAGGATGAAGGGGGGAACGGAGGTCATTCAGGAGAAACGCTCTGCGGCAACCGCTCGGCTACCCCTGCCGGAGCTGCCGGACCCGTTTACCGAGATCGCGCTCCAAGAAGCAGCGCTCGCGGTCTGTAACGTGGTGAAACGTTACGGCCCGGTTACCGCCGTGGATGGGGTGAGCTTTGCCGTCCGCCGGGGGGAGATCTTCGGGCTTTTGGGCCCGAACGGGGCCGGCAAGACTACGCTCGTTCGGATGCTCACCACTCTCACACGACCCACGGCAGGAGAACTCTTTGTGGGCGGGGAAAGCGTATCCAAAAACCCGGTGGCGGTGAAGAAGCTCATCGGCGTGGTGCCCCAGGTGAACAACCTGGAGCGCGAGCTAACGGGCCGGGAAAACCTTGTGCTCCACGCGCTTTTGCACC containing:
- a CDS encoding iron chelate uptake ABC transporter family permease subunit; the encoded protein is LLSDTLARTIIAPTELPVGIITAFMGSPFFIYLLIRKRRQWWG
- a CDS encoding ABC transporter ATP-binding protein; this encodes MRLEVKGLSFSYNSVPALRGVTFSVQSGEVLGIVGPNGSGKSTLLRCLAKALKPRLGTIFLDGRNLATLRGREVGRCLGYVPPPGSGQVFPCTVLETVLQGRRPHLTWGVGPHDLEVVARALACLGLTELADRQLNELSSGQRQKVFIARALAQEPEVFLLDEPTATLDIRYQLEAMALIRGLATEKGRLVVAVLHDLNLAGRFADRLLLLHQGKIFAAGSAKGVLTPENLRAVYGVEAVVTEGPWGVQVTAVAPVGGFGAVEEAAVCAVGRG